Genomic segment of Deltaproteobacteria bacterium:
TGAGCCGGCGCCCGCTCCGTGCGCCGATCGATCGGATCCTGCCCGCGATCGTGCCCGTGCTCTTCGAGCGCGGAATACCGGGCTATGCGACGGAGCGCCTCAATGCGGGTGAGCTGCGCATCGCGCCAGCGCCGCTGCGGTCACTCTTCATCGCCGCCGCAATCATCGGCACGCTCAATGTCGCGGCAGAGCGCGGTTTCGATTGGAAGCGGGTCAGGGAGATCCTGACCAGGTCGATTCACACGGTCGACGGCGTCTCTCCCCTCGAGGAGCAGAACGCCGTCGATCTGGTCCAACGGTTTCACACCTACCGCTTCATTCGCGAGACGCACCCGTTCGACGACTGGATCTGCGAGGCTCTGTGGTCGGCCTTCCAGACTGCCCAGTACGAGTACCCGTCGGCGATGTCTGCCGCCATCTCCTACAGCCTGACGGTTGTGAAGACGCTCCAACATTCCACCCTGGAATACTGAGGTGATCGAGCCGTGCTGAACGTCCCCGCCGTGCAGACCGTGATCCTCGAAGCGCGGAGCTGCGCGATGGCCATGCAGGAGAGCGGCACGTACATCCGCAGCGAGCTCCCGAACGTGCGCATGGCCGCCGACCTCGTCGCTCAGGCCAAGTCGCTGTGCGACGACCTGATCGGCACGAGCTTCGACGTGATTCCCGAGCTCCTGGAGCTCGACGATCTTCTCGCCTACGGCGGCTCAGAAGAAGACATCGAATCCGCGATCGAGCTCTTCATGCGTTGGCTCTCGGACGACATCCGGAAGATGGGTGAGCTTGTGATGAAGCTGCGAGCCGCAGCCGAGCACGACCCGGAATGCGAGGGCTCGTACATCCTGGTCGCCGAATGCGCCCTGAACGTCCTCGAGCCGTTCAATCGCGCCCGAGCCGCCGCGGACTCGATCCGCCGGACCTAGACGATCCGGCTCTCGTGCCCGCCCCAGTACTTCTCGCGGAGCTTGCGCTTGGCCATCTTGCCGGTCTCCGTGCGGGGGACTTCGGCTGCGAAGTCGATCGTGCGCGGGCACTTGTAGTGGGCGATGTGGTCGCGGCAGAAGGCGATCAGCTCGCGCTCGAGGTCGGGGCCGGGAGTGACCCCGGCGGCGGGCACGACGACGGCCTTCACCTCTTCGCCGAGGTCCTCGTTGGGCACGCCGATCACGGCGACGTCCTGCACCTTGGGGTGCATCACCAGGTGGCTCTCGGTCTCCTGCGGGTAGATGTTCACGCCGCCCGAGATGATCATGTTGGACTGCCGGTCGGTGAGGAACAGGTAGCCGTCCTCGTCCTTGTAGCCGATGTCGCCGATCGTGAAGAGGTTGCCGCGGTAGGTGGACGCGGTCTTCTCGGCGTCCTTGTGGTACGCGAAGCGCGCGGCGACGTCGGGCGGCGCCTCGAAGTAGATCGCGCCCTCCTTTCCCGGCGTGGTGATCTCGTTTCCGTCCTCGTCCAGGATGTGAACCACGCCGCCGGCCCAGTGCCGGCCGACGGAGCCCTTCTTCTGCAGCCACTCCTGCGCGCGGATCAGCGTGCCGCCGCCCTCGGTGCCGGCGTAGTACTCGACGATCGCGTCGCCCCACCAGGAGATCATCTGCTCCTTCAGCGGGATCGGGCAGGGCGCGGCGGCGTGCACCGCCACACGCAGGCTCGACACGTCGTACTTGCTCCGGGTCGGCTCGGGAAGCGAGGTGAGCCTGCGGAAGTGGGTCGGCACCCACTGCGACGCGGTGATCTTCTGCGTCTCGATCAGCCGCAGCGCCTCTTCGGGATCGAAGCGGCGCATGATCACCGCCGTCGCGCCGATGCGCTGCATCGCGGCGGTGAAGCCGATCGGCGCGGCGTGGTAGAGCGGCGCTGGCGTGAGGT
This window contains:
- a CDS encoding acyl-CoA synthetase, whose translation is MTTVATFARKNPDKTALIYGHAEHVESYGQLEARSRRIGHVLRQLGLEFGDNVAVYLANDDLFFDIYWACHRTGLYFTPVNWHLQEDEIQYIVDNSDAKLLIAHARFGEIATRVAARAPKLRARVSIGGEIEGFLALEDLLADVPEDAPLGEELEGSVMLYSSGTTGKPKGVRRPLPRVPAGDPSVLAGVVGLVSFFGITESDRYLTPAPLYHAAPIGFTAAMQRIGATAVIMRRFDPEEALRLIETQKITASQWVPTHFRRLTSLPEPTRSKYDVSSLRVAVHAAAPCPIPLKEQMISWWGDAIVEYYAGTEGGGTLIRAQEWLQKKGSVGRHWAGGVVHILDEDGNEITTPGKEGAIYFEAPPDVAARFAYHKDAEKTASTYRGNLFTIGDIGYKDEDGYLFLTDRQSNMIISGGVNIYPQETESHLVMHPKVQDVAVIGVPNEDLGEEVKAVVVPAAGVTPGPDLERELIAFCRDHIAHYKCPRTIDFAAEVPRTETGKMAKRKLREKYWGGHESRIV